In a genomic window of Dioscorea cayenensis subsp. rotundata cultivar TDr96_F1 unplaced genomic scaffold, TDr96_F1_v2_PseudoChromosome.rev07_lg8_w22 25.fasta BLBR01000600.1, whole genome shotgun sequence:
- the LOC120254734 gene encoding pathogenesis-related protein PR-4-like — protein sequence MMMVVHAQNAVVSATYNYYYPEKNNWDLSAVSAYCATWDADKPLEWRMRYGWTAFCGPVGPTGQASCGLCLKVTNTATGASTIARIVDQCSNGGLDLDQGVFAKIDTDLSGYFNGHLTVQYQFINC from the exons ATGATGATGGTTGTGCATGCACAAAATGCTGTTGTGAGTGCAACATATAACTATTACTATCCAGAGAAGAACAATTGGGATTTGAGTGCTGTGAGTGCATACTGTGCCACTTGGGATGCTGACAAGCCacttgaatggaggatgaggtATGGTTGGACTGCCTTCTGTGGACCTGTTGGTCCAACTGGTCAAGCTTCTTGTGGTTTGTGTTTAAAG gtgaCAAACACTGCAACTGGAGCTTCAACAATAGCAAGGATTGTGGATCAATGCTCAAATGGAGGCTTGGATTTGGACCAGGGAGTGTTTGCCAAAATTGACACTGATCTAAGTGGCTATTTTAATGGTCACCTCACTGTCCAATACCAgtttatcaattgttaa
- the LOC120254732 gene encoding auxin-induced protein 22D-like: MEGGGVYNVEKDMGNLIKATELRLGLPGSEEEIEKPIVNRKSKRALPEGDEESEYKRSSSEEDLSPVTGHRETEPVSKAQVVGWPPVRSYRKNSLKAMKDCESGGLYVKVSMDGAPYLRKIDLKVYKGYKELKQALEHMFKCFSLGEVSSETEEYNPYEYAITYEDKDGDWMLVGDVPWGMFINSCKRLRIMKGSEARGLTSNA; the protein is encoded by the exons ATGGAAGGAGGAGGAGTTTACAATGTAGAGAAAGATATGGGTAACCTTATAAAGGCAACCGAGCTCCGTCTCGGTCTTCCCGGAAGTGAAGAAGAGATTGAGAAACCAATTGTGAATCGGAAGAGTAAAAGAGCATTGCCGGAAGGTGATGAGGAGAGTGAGTATAAAAGAAGCTCATCGGAGGAAGATCTCTCTCCGGTCACCGGTCACCGTGAAACTGAACCAGTTAGCAA GGCACAAGTTGTAGGGTGGCCTCCGGTGAGATCTTACCGGAAAAATAGCTTGAAGGCCATGAAAGACTGTGAGAGTGGAGGACTGTACGTGAAGGTTAGCATGGATGGAGCTCCATACTTGAGAAAAATAGATCTCAAGGTTTACAAGGGATACAAAGAGCTTAAACAGGCTTTGGAACACATGTTCAAATGTTTTTCACTag GTGAAGTTTCTTCGGAGACAGAAGAGTATAATCCATATGAGTATGCCATCACTTATGAAGATAAAGATGGGGATTGGATGTTGGTTGGAGATGTTCCATGGGG GATGTTTATCAATTCATGCAAGAGGCTGAGGATAATGAAGGGATCTGAAGCAAGAGGATTAACTTCAAATGCATGA